Within Sorangiineae bacterium MSr11367, the genomic segment GAGCCAGTCTAGCTTATTTTCCCTTCGGATTGCGTCGTTACGTATCGCGAAACAAATCTCGATTTTGCCATGCGGGCAATGCGCGCAGATCCGCCCATACCTCCCGCGCCGATGTGTAACGATAGGCTTCGCGGCGCCGTAGCATTTTGGCAATGAGATGCCCGAGCGGTGTTCCAATCTGCTCCGCACGGCGACGCGGCTCACCACCTCCCACTTGTCGAATCAGCTCCTGATAGGGCAATCCCGCAGCGAGTGCCGGCGATCCCGTGAGCATCCAATAGAGGAGGAGGCCGACCTGATAGAGGTCGCTTTGTTTGCTCGTGTACCCCGCTGCTACCACCTCGGGCGCCATAATCTTGTGATGTACGACATTGGGGCGGATGGCCGACTGCCCGCGCAGCTCGTGGCTGATACCAAAGTCGCTGATCTTCACGATGGGTCGGTCGGCATGCGAAATGAGAACGTTGCCGGGGTGGAGATCGTCGTGGACGATATCGTTGTCGTGTAGGAACTGCACGGCGGCGAGGAGCTGGCGGGCGAGCTCGATGACCAGGCCCTCCTGCATCGGCGGACCGAGCATCGCCGTGAGCGGGTGATCGCACCGCTCGAGCGCGAGGTAGTAGAGGAAGTTCTGCTCGAACGCGTCGTAGATGAACACCACGTTGGGGTGGCGCAGGAGCATCAAGCGCTGCACCTCGCGCGCCCACTCCGCGTGCACCTCGCCGTGGGGCCGGTTCGCGGGGCGAATCATCTTCACCGCATAGACTTGGTCGAAGGGGCCGACGCACTCGTAGACGGCACCGAACTCGCCCGAGCCGACGATGGACCTCACTTCGTAATTGCCCCGCGCCGACGTGAGCACCGCGCCGACCTGCGGGTACTGCACGGTGATGCGCGGCATGGGCATGGGCGGCGTGGTGTGAAAGCCATGGCCGTGCAGGGTGGGCGAGCCTTGACCCCCAGGTCCCGCTGGCGGGGCGGATGCCGCACCTGGGTGCGTCTGCATCGGGGGCAACCCCGCGAGGGTCACGCTCCCGGCCGCGAAGTTTTGTGACGATGGATGCGTGAGCGGTGCCGTGGTCGCATGACGCGGCGGAGGGACGGCGCGCGGCTGGCTCGACGGCGGGGGTCCAGGGTTGCTCCCTGGATGAGGATGCGCATACGGAATCGGCGGCGCGGGCGGAGCAGCTGGGGGCGCTGGAGGGCGGGGAACCGACGGCGGCGGGGCCGAAACGGGAGGCGGCATCGTTCCAGTCTTCGAGGGCGGTCCGCCGGTCACGCGTTCGATAGTAGCATTGCCGTGGTAGTCCTCAGCAACGATGACCCGCCCGGTGCCTACCAAGAAAGAATGCGACCGCCTCCAGGAGGCCCACGCAGGGCGAAAATGGCGGCGTTGGGGCACATACCTCAGCTTGCGGCAGTGGGG encodes:
- a CDS encoding serine/threonine protein kinase, translated to MPPPVSAPPPSVPRPPAPPAAPPAPPIPYAHPHPGSNPGPPPSSQPRAVPPPRHATTAPLTHPSSQNFAAGSVTLAGLPPMQTHPGAASAPPAGPGGQGSPTLHGHGFHTTPPMPMPRITVQYPQVGAVLTSARGNYEVRSIVGSGEFGAVYECVGPFDQVYAVKMIRPANRPHGEVHAEWAREVQRLMLLRHPNVVFIYDAFEQNFLYYLALERCDHPLTAMLGPPMQEGLVIELARQLLAAVQFLHDNDIVHDDLHPGNVLISHADRPIVKISDFGISHELRGQSAIRPNVVHHKIMAPEVVAAGYTSKQSDLYQVGLLLYWMLTGSPALAAGLPYQELIRQVGGGEPRRRAEQIGTPLGHLIAKMLRRREAYRYTSAREVWADLRALPAWQNRDLFRDT